Proteins encoded by one window of Arabidopsis thaliana chromosome 2, partial sequence:
- the PP2A-3 gene encoding protein phosphatase 2A-3 has translation MGANSIPTDATIDLDEQISQLMQCKPLSEQQVRALCEKAKEILMDESNVQPVKSPVTICGDIHGQFHDLAELFLLIFSFLQCPDTNYLFMGDYVDRGYYSVETVTLLVALKMRYPQRITILRGNHESRQITQVYGFYDECLRKYGNANVWKIFTDLFDYFPLTALFFVLCWQYYLEPK, from the exons ATGGGCGCGAATTCTATTCCGACGGACGCAACCATTGATCTTGATGAGCAGATCTCGCAGCTCATGCAGTGCAAGCCTCTCTCGGAGCAACAG GTTAGAGCATTATGCGAGAAAGCCAAGGAGATCTTAATGGATGAAAGCAATGTTCAG CCTGTGAAAAGCCCTGTGACAATCTGCGGTGATATTCATGGACAGTTCCATGATCTTGCAGAGCTTTTCC tattaattttctcttttttgcaGTGCCCTGATACCAATTACCTGTTTATGGGAGACTATGTGGACCGTGGTTATTATTCTGTTGAAACTGTTACG CTGTTAGTCGCCTTAAAGATGCGATATCCTCAGCGAATCACTATTCTTAGAGGAAACCATGAAAGTCGTCAG ATTACTCAGGTTTATGGATTTTATGATGAATGTCTACGAAA gTACGGCAACGCAAATGTTTGGAAAATCTTTACAGACCTCTTCGACTATTTTCCTCTGACAGCCTTG TTCTTTGTCTTGTGCTGGCAGTATTATTTGGAACCAAAGTAG
- the PP2A-3 gene encoding protein phosphatase 2A-3 (protein phosphatase 2A-3 (PP2A-3); FUNCTIONS IN: hydrolase activity, protein serine/threonine phosphatase activity; INVOLVED IN: biological_process unknown; LOCATED IN: nucleus, cytoplasm; EXPRESSED IN: male gametophyte, guard cell, pollen tube; EXPRESSED DURING: L mature pollen stage, M germinated pollen stage; CONTAINS InterPro DOMAIN/s: Metallophosphoesterase (InterPro:IPR004843), Serine/threonine-specific protein phosphatase/bis(5-nucleosyl)-tetraphosphatase (InterPro:IPR006186); BEST Arabidopsis thaliana protein match is: protein phosphatase 2A-4 (TAIR:AT3G58500.1).), which yields MGANSIPTDATIDLDEQISQLMQCKPLSEQQVRALCEKAKEILMDESNVQPVKSPVTICGDIHGQFHDLAELFLLIFSFLQCPDTNYLFMGDYVDRGYYSVETVTLLVALKMRYPQRITILRGNHESRQITQVYGFYDECLRKYGNANVWKIFTDLFDYFPLTALYYLEPK from the exons ATGGGCGCGAATTCTATTCCGACGGACGCAACCATTGATCTTGATGAGCAGATCTCGCAGCTCATGCAGTGCAAGCCTCTCTCGGAGCAACAG GTTAGAGCATTATGCGAGAAAGCCAAGGAGATCTTAATGGATGAAAGCAATGTTCAG CCTGTGAAAAGCCCTGTGACAATCTGCGGTGATATTCATGGACAGTTCCATGATCTTGCAGAGCTTTTCC tattaattttctcttttttgcaGTGCCCTGATACCAATTACCTGTTTATGGGAGACTATGTGGACCGTGGTTATTATTCTGTTGAAACTGTTACG CTGTTAGTCGCCTTAAAGATGCGATATCCTCAGCGAATCACTATTCTTAGAGGAAACCATGAAAGTCGTCAG ATTACTCAGGTTTATGGATTTTATGATGAATGTCTACGAAA gTACGGCAACGCAAATGTTTGGAAAATCTTTACAGACCTCTTCGACTATTTTCCTCTGACAGCCTTG TATTATTTGGAACCAAAGTAG
- the PP2A-3 gene encoding protein phosphatase 2A-3 produces MGANSIPTDATIDLDEQISQLMQCKPLSEQQVRALCEKAKEILMDESNVQPVKSPVTICGDIHGQFHDLAELFLLIFSFLQCPDTNYLFMGDYVDRGYYSVETVTLLVALKMRYPQRITILRGNHESRQITQVYGFYDECLRKYGNANVWKIFTDLFDYFPLTALVSTYHTCLTFFFLFC; encoded by the exons ATGGGCGCGAATTCTATTCCGACGGACGCAACCATTGATCTTGATGAGCAGATCTCGCAGCTCATGCAGTGCAAGCCTCTCTCGGAGCAACAG GTTAGAGCATTATGCGAGAAAGCCAAGGAGATCTTAATGGATGAAAGCAATGTTCAG CCTGTGAAAAGCCCTGTGACAATCTGCGGTGATATTCATGGACAGTTCCATGATCTTGCAGAGCTTTTCC tattaattttctcttttttgcaGTGCCCTGATACCAATTACCTGTTTATGGGAGACTATGTGGACCGTGGTTATTATTCTGTTGAAACTGTTACG CTGTTAGTCGCCTTAAAGATGCGATATCCTCAGCGAATCACTATTCTTAGAGGAAACCATGAAAGTCGTCAG ATTACTCAGGTTTATGGATTTTATGATGAATGTCTACGAAA gTACGGCAACGCAAATGTTTGGAAAATCTTTACAGACCTCTTCGACTATTTTCCTCTGACAGCCTTGGTTAGTACCTATCATACATGTCtcacatttttcttccttttttgttaG
- a CDS encoding survival motor neuron interacting protein encodes MATRFDTGESIGSGKTSISRDEFAEDSLKIVSLPPVENDDSVEEMISPKKQVKSSPFTSVFEKDGEIIHSDSIDISFSETTLEETVAMNVECPGVVVVSVPENGSTILEENKVGEEIKESSEISTTEGDRLGDDVLKIKDVVETDGFVVSISDMKESLNSEKKGQDSDGQRIVEAEKIILFAEIGDGSTFLEENKELQQIKEVSEISTESDQFGDDVYKIEDDCVGSISDMKEILNSQKKGQDSDVQILWETEKKNDGDTLARASDIHKIEKNGNGSKDQREKVERVRVKDNAFVGRSVNIDLVDDTALFDVVPFYKKGKDHSKRPVTAHTDKDAPRKHKKVGVEKPIDKGNASSIVERNASTKVSDFRNSGEMNGKQLRIMYSRNQMESMRYAHIANQKKLWSDLYARLLPELVTEYEGLKNHKSILGKELMT; translated from the exons ATGGCGACGAGATTTGATACCGGTGAAAGTATTGGGTCGGGGAAAACTTCGATTTCTCGGGATGAATTTGCAGAAGACTCGCTAAAGATCGTTTCTTTGCCGCCGGTTGAGAACGACGACTCTGTTGAAGAGATGATAAGCCCAAAGAAGCAAGTAAAGTCTTCGCcttttacttctgtttttGAGAAGGATGGAGAAATCATCCATTCGGATTCTATTGACATTTCTTTCTCCGAAACGACTCTTGAAGAAACCGTGGCGATGAATGTGGAGTGTCCTGGAGTAGTAGTAGTCTCTGTACCTGAAAATGGTTCCACGATTCTTGAAGAGAATAAGGTTGGTGAAGAGATTAAGGAAAGCTCTGAGATTTCTACTACAGAAGGCGATCGACTTGGAGATGATGTGCTCAAGATAAAGGATGTTGTTGAGACTGATGGGTTCGTCGTATCTATCTCTGATATGAAAGAAAGTTTGAACTCGGAGAAGAAGGGACAAGATTCTGATGGTCAGAGGATTGTGGAGGCTGAGAAGATAATATTGTTCGCTGAAATCGGAGATGGTTCCACGTTTCTTGAAGAGAATAAGGAACTGCAACAGATTAAGGAAGTCTCTGAGATTTCTACAGAAAGTGATCAATTTGGAGATGATGTGTACAAGATAGAGGATGATTGCGTCGGTTCTATCTCtgatatgaaagaaattttgaactCTCAGAAGAAGGGACAAGATTCTGATGTTCAAATACTTTGGGAgactgagaagaagaatgatggGGACACGCTCGCTAGGGCTTCTGATATCCATAAGATCGAAAAGAATGGAAATGGGTCTAAAGATCAGCGTGAGAAGGTGGAAAGAGTGAGAGTTAAGGATAATGCATTTGTTGGAAGATCTGTGAATATTGATTTGGTTGATGATACTGCGTTGTTTGATGTTGTTCCTTTCTACAAGAAAGGTAAAGATCATTCTAAGAGACCAGTAACTGCACACACTGATAAGGATGCACCAAGAAAGCATAAGAAAGTTGGAGTAGAGAAACCGATTGATAAGGGAAATGCTTCTAGCATTGTTGAAAGGAATGCGTCAACCAAAGTTTCTGACTTTCGTAACAGTGGAGAAATGAATGGGAAGCAGTTGCGGATAATGTACTCTAGGAACCAAATGGAGTCGATGAGGTATGCCCACATTGCGAATCAGAAGAAACTGTGGAGTGACTTGTATGCTAGACTCCTACCTGAGCTGGTGACTGAGTACGAAGGTTTGAAGAATCACAAGAGTATCCTCG GCAAGGAATTGATGACTTAA
- a CDS encoding survival motor neuron interacting protein (FUNCTIONS IN: molecular_function unknown; INVOLVED IN: spliceosome assembly, nuclear mRNA splicing, via spliceosome; LOCATED IN: cellular_component unknown; CONTAINS InterPro DOMAIN/s: Survival motor neuron interacting protein 1 (InterPro:IPR007022); BEST Arabidopsis thaliana protein match is: spliceosome protein-related (TAIR:AT1G54380.1); Has 229 Blast hits to 211 proteins in 63 species: Archae - 4; Bacteria - 35; Metazoa - 50; Fungi - 9; Plants - 20; Viruses - 0; Other Eukaryotes - 111 (source: NCBI BLink).) codes for MATRFDTGESIGSGKTSISRDEFAEDSLKIVSLPPVENDDSVEEMISPKKQVKSSPFTSVFEKDGEIIHSDSIDISFSETTLEETVAMNVECPGVVVVSVPENGSTILEENKVGEEIKESSEISTTEGDRLGDDVLKIKDVVETDGFVVSISDMKESLNSEKKGQDSDGQRIVEAEKIILFAEIGDGSTFLEENKELQQIKEVSEISTESDQFGDDVYKIEDDCVGSISDMKEILNSQKKGQDSDVQILWETEKKNDGDTLARASDIHKIEKNGNGSKDQREKVERVRVKDNAFVGRSVNIDLVDDTALFDVVPFYKKGKDHSKRPVTAHTDKDAPRKHKKVGVEKPIDKGNASSIVERNASTKVSDFRNSGEMNGKQLRIILLPELVTEYEGLKNHKSILGKELMT; via the exons ATGGCGACGAGATTTGATACCGGTGAAAGTATTGGGTCGGGGAAAACTTCGATTTCTCGGGATGAATTTGCAGAAGACTCGCTAAAGATCGTTTCTTTGCCGCCGGTTGAGAACGACGACTCTGTTGAAGAGATGATAAGCCCAAAGAAGCAAGTAAAGTCTTCGCcttttacttctgtttttGAGAAGGATGGAGAAATCATCCATTCGGATTCTATTGACATTTCTTTCTCCGAAACGACTCTTGAAGAAACCGTGGCGATGAATGTGGAGTGTCCTGGAGTAGTAGTAGTCTCTGTACCTGAAAATGGTTCCACGATTCTTGAAGAGAATAAGGTTGGTGAAGAGATTAAGGAAAGCTCTGAGATTTCTACTACAGAAGGCGATCGACTTGGAGATGATGTGCTCAAGATAAAGGATGTTGTTGAGACTGATGGGTTCGTCGTATCTATCTCTGATATGAAAGAAAGTTTGAACTCGGAGAAGAAGGGACAAGATTCTGATGGTCAGAGGATTGTGGAGGCTGAGAAGATAATATTGTTCGCTGAAATCGGAGATGGTTCCACGTTTCTTGAAGAGAATAAGGAACTGCAACAGATTAAGGAAGTCTCTGAGATTTCTACAGAAAGTGATCAATTTGGAGATGATGTGTACAAGATAGAGGATGATTGCGTCGGTTCTATCTCtgatatgaaagaaattttgaactCTCAGAAGAAGGGACAAGATTCTGATGTTCAAATACTTTGGGAgactgagaagaagaatgatggGGACACGCTCGCTAGGGCTTCTGATATCCATAAGATCGAAAAGAATGGAAATGGGTCTAAAGATCAGCGTGAGAAGGTGGAAAGAGTGAGAGTTAAGGATAATGCATTTGTTGGAAGATCTGTGAATATTGATTTGGTTGATGATACTGCGTTGTTTGATGTTGTTCCTTTCTACAAGAAAGGTAAAGATCATTCTAAGAGACCAGTAACTGCACACACTGATAAGGATGCACCAAGAAAGCATAAGAAAGTTGGAGTAGAGAAACCGATTGATAAGGGAAATGCTTCTAGCATTGTTGAAAGGAATGCGTCAACCAAAGTTTCTGACTTTCGTAACAGTGGAGAAATGAATGGGAAGCAGTTGCGGATAAT ACTCCTACCTGAGCTGGTGACTGAGTACGAAGGTTTGAAGAATCACAAGAGTATCCTCG GCAAGGAATTGATGACTTAA
- a CDS encoding survival motor neuron interacting protein (FUNCTIONS IN: molecular_function unknown; INVOLVED IN: spliceosome assembly, nuclear mRNA splicing, via spliceosome; LOCATED IN: cellular_component unknown; CONTAINS InterPro DOMAIN/s: Survival motor neuron interacting protein 1 (InterPro:IPR007022); BEST Arabidopsis thaliana protein match is: spliceosome protein-related (TAIR:AT1G54380.1); Has 358 Blast hits to 335 proteins in 89 species: Archae - 4; Bacteria - 46; Metazoa - 66; Fungi - 14; Plants - 57; Viruses - 0; Other Eukaryotes - 171 (source: NCBI BLink).), with translation MATRFDTGESIGSGKTSISRDEFAEDSLKIVSLPPVENDDSVEEMISPKKQVKSSPFTSVFEKDGEIIHSDSIDISFSETTLEETVAMNVECPGVVVVSVPENGSTILEENKVGEEIKESSEISTTEGDRLGDDVLKIKDVVETDGFVVSISDMKESLNSEKKGQDSDGQRIVEAEKIILFAEIGDGSTFLEENKELQQIKEVSEISTESDQFGDDVYKIEDDCVGSISDMKEILNSQKKGQDSDVQILWETEKKNDGDTLARASDIHKIEKNGNGSKDQREKVERVRVKDNAFVGRSVNIDLVDDTALFDVVPFYKKGKDHSKRPVTAHTDKDAPRKHKKVGVEKPIDKGNASSIVERNASTKVSDFRNSGEMNGKQLRIMYSRNQMESMRLLPELVTEYEGLKNHKSILEDYVVKEEKTEDNDDYNSILRPAFAVDGEPDFDSGPPEDGIEYLRRVRWEAKRIPNVKVAKVSGSKYREKEQSVYMPQIPRAPATGEGMGGLVAFRLLTHSSGFKTKWQRVFRRCTHGDIQ, from the exons ATGGCGACGAGATTTGATACCGGTGAAAGTATTGGGTCGGGGAAAACTTCGATTTCTCGGGATGAATTTGCAGAAGACTCGCTAAAGATCGTTTCTTTGCCGCCGGTTGAGAACGACGACTCTGTTGAAGAGATGATAAGCCCAAAGAAGCAAGTAAAGTCTTCGCcttttacttctgtttttGAGAAGGATGGAGAAATCATCCATTCGGATTCTATTGACATTTCTTTCTCCGAAACGACTCTTGAAGAAACCGTGGCGATGAATGTGGAGTGTCCTGGAGTAGTAGTAGTCTCTGTACCTGAAAATGGTTCCACGATTCTTGAAGAGAATAAGGTTGGTGAAGAGATTAAGGAAAGCTCTGAGATTTCTACTACAGAAGGCGATCGACTTGGAGATGATGTGCTCAAGATAAAGGATGTTGTTGAGACTGATGGGTTCGTCGTATCTATCTCTGATATGAAAGAAAGTTTGAACTCGGAGAAGAAGGGACAAGATTCTGATGGTCAGAGGATTGTGGAGGCTGAGAAGATAATATTGTTCGCTGAAATCGGAGATGGTTCCACGTTTCTTGAAGAGAATAAGGAACTGCAACAGATTAAGGAAGTCTCTGAGATTTCTACAGAAAGTGATCAATTTGGAGATGATGTGTACAAGATAGAGGATGATTGCGTCGGTTCTATCTCtgatatgaaagaaattttgaactCTCAGAAGAAGGGACAAGATTCTGATGTTCAAATACTTTGGGAgactgagaagaagaatgatggGGACACGCTCGCTAGGGCTTCTGATATCCATAAGATCGAAAAGAATGGAAATGGGTCTAAAGATCAGCGTGAGAAGGTGGAAAGAGTGAGAGTTAAGGATAATGCATTTGTTGGAAGATCTGTGAATATTGATTTGGTTGATGATACTGCGTTGTTTGATGTTGTTCCTTTCTACAAGAAAGGTAAAGATCATTCTAAGAGACCAGTAACTGCACACACTGATAAGGATGCACCAAGAAAGCATAAGAAAGTTGGAGTAGAGAAACCGATTGATAAGGGAAATGCTTCTAGCATTGTTGAAAGGAATGCGTCAACCAAAGTTTCTGACTTTCGTAACAGTGGAGAAATGAATGGGAAGCAGTTGCGGATAATGTACTCTAGGAACCAAATGGAGTCGATGAG ACTCCTACCTGAGCTGGTGACTGAGTACGAAGGTTTGAAGAATCACAAGAGTATCCTCG AAGACTATGTTGTAAAAGAGGAGAAAACTGAAGATAATGACGATTACAATAGCATTTTGAGGCCTGCGTTTGCTGTGGATGGAGAACCTGATTTCGATTCTGGACCACCAGAAGACGGGATTGAATATTTAAGACGAGTCAG GTGGGAGGCTAAGCGAATTCCAAATGTAAAAGTAGCCAAGGTAAGTGGAAGCAAGtacagagagaaagagcaaAGTGTTTACATGCCACAAATTCCCAGAGCACCTGCAACCGGTGAAGGAATGGGAGGACTCGTTGCTTTCCGACTTCTCACACATTCGTCTG gctttaaaacaaaatggcAACGAGTCTTTAGGAGATGTACTCATGGAGATATTCAGTAA
- a CDS encoding survival motor neuron interacting protein, which translates to MATRFDTGESIGSGKTSISRDEFAEDSLKIVSLPPVENDDSVEEMISPKKQVKSSPFTSVFEKDGEIIHSDSIDISFSETTLEETVAMNVECPGVVVVSVPENGSTILEENKVGEEIKESSEISTTEGDRLGDDVLKIKDVVETDGFVVSISDMKESLNSEKKGQDSDGQRIVEAEKIILFAEIGDGSTFLEENKELQQIKEVSEISTESDQFGDDVYKIEDDCVGSISDMKEILNSQKKGQDSDVQILWETEKKNDGDTLARASDIHKIEKNGNGSKDQREKVERVRVKDNAFVGRSVNIDLVDDTALFDVVPFYKKGKDHSKRPVTAHTDKDAPRKHKKVGVEKPIDKGNASSIVERNASTKVSDFRNSGEMNGKQLRIMYSRNQMESMRYAHIANQKKLWSDLYARLLPELVTEYEGLKNHKSILGPISAVPRRTRLFVH; encoded by the exons ATGGCGACGAGATTTGATACCGGTGAAAGTATTGGGTCGGGGAAAACTTCGATTTCTCGGGATGAATTTGCAGAAGACTCGCTAAAGATCGTTTCTTTGCCGCCGGTTGAGAACGACGACTCTGTTGAAGAGATGATAAGCCCAAAGAAGCAAGTAAAGTCTTCGCcttttacttctgtttttGAGAAGGATGGAGAAATCATCCATTCGGATTCTATTGACATTTCTTTCTCCGAAACGACTCTTGAAGAAACCGTGGCGATGAATGTGGAGTGTCCTGGAGTAGTAGTAGTCTCTGTACCTGAAAATGGTTCCACGATTCTTGAAGAGAATAAGGTTGGTGAAGAGATTAAGGAAAGCTCTGAGATTTCTACTACAGAAGGCGATCGACTTGGAGATGATGTGCTCAAGATAAAGGATGTTGTTGAGACTGATGGGTTCGTCGTATCTATCTCTGATATGAAAGAAAGTTTGAACTCGGAGAAGAAGGGACAAGATTCTGATGGTCAGAGGATTGTGGAGGCTGAGAAGATAATATTGTTCGCTGAAATCGGAGATGGTTCCACGTTTCTTGAAGAGAATAAGGAACTGCAACAGATTAAGGAAGTCTCTGAGATTTCTACAGAAAGTGATCAATTTGGAGATGATGTGTACAAGATAGAGGATGATTGCGTCGGTTCTATCTCtgatatgaaagaaattttgaactCTCAGAAGAAGGGACAAGATTCTGATGTTCAAATACTTTGGGAgactgagaagaagaatgatggGGACACGCTCGCTAGGGCTTCTGATATCCATAAGATCGAAAAGAATGGAAATGGGTCTAAAGATCAGCGTGAGAAGGTGGAAAGAGTGAGAGTTAAGGATAATGCATTTGTTGGAAGATCTGTGAATATTGATTTGGTTGATGATACTGCGTTGTTTGATGTTGTTCCTTTCTACAAGAAAGGTAAAGATCATTCTAAGAGACCAGTAACTGCACACACTGATAAGGATGCACCAAGAAAGCATAAGAAAGTTGGAGTAGAGAAACCGATTGATAAGGGAAATGCTTCTAGCATTGTTGAAAGGAATGCGTCAACCAAAGTTTCTGACTTTCGTAACAGTGGAGAAATGAATGGGAAGCAGTTGCGGATAATGTACTCTAGGAACCAAATGGAGTCGATGAGGTATGCCCACATTGCGAATCAGAAGAAACTGTGGAGTGACTTGTATGCTAGACTCCTACCTGAGCTGGTGACTGAGTACGAAGGTTTGAAGAATCACAAGAGTATCCTCG GTCCCATATCGGCTGTACCAAGACGAACCCGTCTCTTTGTACATTGA
- a CDS encoding survival motor neuron interacting protein (FUNCTIONS IN: molecular_function unknown; INVOLVED IN: spliceosome assembly, nuclear mRNA splicing, via spliceosome; LOCATED IN: cellular_component unknown; CONTAINS InterPro DOMAIN/s: Survival motor neuron interacting protein 1 (InterPro:IPR007022); BEST Arabidopsis thaliana protein match is: spliceosome protein-related (TAIR:AT1G54380.1); Has 297 Blast hits to 270 proteins in 80 species: Archae - 2; Bacteria - 35; Metazoa - 62; Fungi - 11; Plants - 64; Viruses - 0; Other Eukaryotes - 123 (source: NCBI BLink).) translates to MATRFDTGESIGSGKTSISRDEFAEDSLKIVSLPPVENDDSVEEMISPKKQVKSSPFTSVFEKDGEIIHSDSIDISFSETTLEETVAMNVECPGVVVVSVPENGSTILEENKVGEEIKESSEISTTEGDRLGDDVLKIKDVVETDGFVVSISDMKESLNSEKKGQDSDGQRIVEAEKIILFAEIGDGSTFLEENKELQQIKEVSEISTESDQFGDDVYKIEDDCVGSISDMKEILNSQKKGQDSDVQILWETEKKNDGDTLARASDIHKIEKNGNGSKDQREKVERVRVKDNAFVGRSVNIDLVDDTALFDVVPFYKKGKDHSKRPVTAHTDKDAPRKHKKVGVEKPIDKGNASSIVERNASTKVSDFRNSGEMNGKQLRIMYSRNQMESMRYAHIANQKKLWSDLYARLLPELVTEYEGPISAVPRRTQDYVVKEEKTEDNDDYNSILRPAFAVDGEPDFDSGPPEDGIEYLRRVRWEAKRIPNVKVAKVSGSKYREKEQSVYMPQIPRAPATGEGMGGLVAFRLLTHSSGIPFFQLAYLSVFLLTDKDTRNGLSDTGIKAEKADMFGEKESGLESSDCKWVVALCASVDTPPDADTSACLRALVRKCASLRALEVGVLEMNKLSLWQICSSPSQADILAKWNERRSVFTTV, encoded by the exons ATGGCGACGAGATTTGATACCGGTGAAAGTATTGGGTCGGGGAAAACTTCGATTTCTCGGGATGAATTTGCAGAAGACTCGCTAAAGATCGTTTCTTTGCCGCCGGTTGAGAACGACGACTCTGTTGAAGAGATGATAAGCCCAAAGAAGCAAGTAAAGTCTTCGCcttttacttctgtttttGAGAAGGATGGAGAAATCATCCATTCGGATTCTATTGACATTTCTTTCTCCGAAACGACTCTTGAAGAAACCGTGGCGATGAATGTGGAGTGTCCTGGAGTAGTAGTAGTCTCTGTACCTGAAAATGGTTCCACGATTCTTGAAGAGAATAAGGTTGGTGAAGAGATTAAGGAAAGCTCTGAGATTTCTACTACAGAAGGCGATCGACTTGGAGATGATGTGCTCAAGATAAAGGATGTTGTTGAGACTGATGGGTTCGTCGTATCTATCTCTGATATGAAAGAAAGTTTGAACTCGGAGAAGAAGGGACAAGATTCTGATGGTCAGAGGATTGTGGAGGCTGAGAAGATAATATTGTTCGCTGAAATCGGAGATGGTTCCACGTTTCTTGAAGAGAATAAGGAACTGCAACAGATTAAGGAAGTCTCTGAGATTTCTACAGAAAGTGATCAATTTGGAGATGATGTGTACAAGATAGAGGATGATTGCGTCGGTTCTATCTCtgatatgaaagaaattttgaactCTCAGAAGAAGGGACAAGATTCTGATGTTCAAATACTTTGGGAgactgagaagaagaatgatggGGACACGCTCGCTAGGGCTTCTGATATCCATAAGATCGAAAAGAATGGAAATGGGTCTAAAGATCAGCGTGAGAAGGTGGAAAGAGTGAGAGTTAAGGATAATGCATTTGTTGGAAGATCTGTGAATATTGATTTGGTTGATGATACTGCGTTGTTTGATGTTGTTCCTTTCTACAAGAAAGGTAAAGATCATTCTAAGAGACCAGTAACTGCACACACTGATAAGGATGCACCAAGAAAGCATAAGAAAGTTGGAGTAGAGAAACCGATTGATAAGGGAAATGCTTCTAGCATTGTTGAAAGGAATGCGTCAACCAAAGTTTCTGACTTTCGTAACAGTGGAGAAATGAATGGGAAGCAGTTGCGGATAATGTACTCTAGGAACCAAATGGAGTCGATGAGGTATGCCCACATTGCGAATCAGAAGAAACTGTGGAGTGACTTGTATGCTAGACTCCTACCTGAGCTGGTGACTGAGTACGAAG GTCCCATATCGGCTGTACCAAGACGAACCC AAGACTATGTTGTAAAAGAGGAGAAAACTGAAGATAATGACGATTACAATAGCATTTTGAGGCCTGCGTTTGCTGTGGATGGAGAACCTGATTTCGATTCTGGACCACCAGAAGACGGGATTGAATATTTAAGACGAGTCAG GTGGGAGGCTAAGCGAATTCCAAATGTAAAAGTAGCCAAGGTAAGTGGAAGCAAGtacagagagaaagagcaaAGTGTTTACATGCCACAAATTCCCAGAGCACCTGCAACCGGTGAAGGAATGGGAGGACTCGTTGCTTTCCGACTTCTCACACATTCGTCTGGTATTCCTTTCTTCCAACTTGCATACTTATCAGTGTTTCTCTTAACGGACAA AGATACAAGGAATGGACTCAGTGACACGGGTATCAAAGCTGAGAAAGCGGATATGTTTGGTGAAAAGGAGAGCGGTTTAGAGAGTAGCGACTGCAAATGGGTAGTAGCATTATGTGCATCAGTGGACACTCCTCCGGATGCTGATACTAGTGCTTGTCTCAGAGCTCTTGTGAGAAAGTGTGCGAGTCTTCGTGCGTTAGAGGTTGGAGTCTTGGAGATGAACAAGTTATCATTATGGCAAATATGCTCATCACCATCGCAGGCAGATATTTTGGCCAAATGGAATGAGAGGAGAAGTGTGTTTACAacagtttaa